From a region of the Phaseolus vulgaris cultivar G19833 chromosome 6, P. vulgaris v2.0, whole genome shotgun sequence genome:
- the LOC137830974 gene encoding cysteine proteinase inhibitor, translating into MAAVCGNRDVAGSQNSVEIDSLARFAVEEHNKKQNALLEFGKVVGAKQQVVSGTLYTITLEAKDGAQKKVYEAKIWEKAWLNFKELQEFKLVGDAPA; encoded by the exons ATGGCAGCAGTTTGTGGCAATCGTGATGTGGCAGGAAGCCAGAACAGCGTTGAGATCGATAGTTTAGCTCGCTTTGCTGTCGAAGAGCACAACAAAAAACAG AACGCCCTTCTGGAGTTTGGAAAGGTGGTAGGTGCGAAACAGCAAGTGGTTTCTGGTACCTTGTACACCATTACTTTGGAAGCAAAAGATGGTGCCCAAAAGAAGGTTTATGAAGCCAAAATCTGGGAGAAGGCATGGTTGAACTTCAAGGAGCTGCAAGAATTCAAGCTTGTTGGAGATGCACCTGCATAG